In Candidatus Vicinibacter proximus, the following are encoded in one genomic region:
- a CDS encoding sigma-70 family RNA polymerase sigma factor produces MDIKPIIHSEDQRLFQDLKSGNMQAFDQIYLLYRDDFVRTARHRFSSMPEADIVDAWQDALVSFFEQISSGRLHTLSCSIKSFLYLIGFRYIMKSHHLNLKTDHVESFSDKAENLHFAEEMDLMPELNDEQILLNARIKELPEQSKRMLLLRYVDGKSIPEIAQEMNYQSDNSVSVTLSRTLKKLKELLEKDVKR; encoded by the coding sequence TTGGACATCAAACCAATTATCCATTCCGAAGATCAACGGCTGTTCCAGGACTTAAAATCAGGAAATATGCAGGCATTTGATCAAATCTACCTGCTGTACCGGGATGATTTTGTTCGGACCGCCAGACATCGCTTCAGTTCGATGCCGGAGGCCGATATAGTGGATGCCTGGCAGGATGCGCTGGTTTCTTTCTTCGAACAAATTAGCTCCGGCAGACTGCATACGCTCAGCTGTTCCATCAAAAGTTTTTTATACCTGATAGGTTTTCGTTACATCATGAAGTCTCATCATTTGAATTTGAAAACCGACCATGTGGAGTCTTTTTCGGACAAGGCTGAAAATCTTCATTTTGCAGAGGAGATGGATTTAATGCCGGAGTTGAACGACGAGCAAATCCTGTTGAATGCAAGAATCAAGGAGCTGCCGGAACAAAGCAAACGCATGTTGTTGTTGCGCTATGTTGATGGGAAGTCCATACCGGAGATTGCTCAGGAAATGAATTACCAATCGGACAATTCGGTAAGCGTCACCTTGTCCCGCACTTTGAAGAAATTGAAGGAATTGTTGGAAAAAGATGTAAAAAGATAA
- a CDS encoding carboxypeptidase regulatory-like domain-containing protein: MIWCLCWLFSCRESDEKIIIDTEDPKPPTKLIQTNIIGIVLDPGGNPIAGAEVSLGGIKQFTDLNGFYRFKDVYINDPQDYLFVSAQNYFDGIEPVDGFAGDTSFRRIALEEKVFTNSFSSESDALFNFGNLYEVSIPANSLLTESGSPFSGKYRIAPAFRNEQLVKHRQTSYFSLSDNGQNKLLRPDNLLGIEVRSFDSGELLHFSKKIGFKYSPNSPNPNASKEIYYYDKGKSVWKFESRVIFNNGSYQFETIHPEKLCLGEIHEFVSVTGVLESKFGNPLSFVNIGNDFMYEQLYTSRSTISGKFKLYCLKNEPQKLNVLTECNQIIYSTDILGSDQNLVKNISLTTVIPFYSEISGAVLQCDGSSNIEGYILVSNNEKNYLVFPIRESGQYTIKMIGCNEEDNTLTAVDTKKNVNSLAKRVNIYTNGNLILKLCDEQMTSLARFSFNMTDTVYSNCRVRKISNSSAQNIIYIFEYGNKGLYTEKLILEKLINSSGGFNWRMTHFSFIQNNFKLKELIEEPDFYLFNENGIDFMECSLPKVIIENDFTKEKFLSDIVFFRAVII; the protein is encoded by the coding sequence TTGATATGGTGCCTATGCTGGCTTTTTTCCTGTAGGGAGAGCGACGAAAAGATCATCATCGATACAGAGGACCCAAAACCACCTACCAAACTGATTCAAACCAATATCATTGGGATTGTCCTGGATCCTGGAGGTAACCCTATAGCCGGAGCGGAGGTTTCCCTTGGCGGGATTAAACAGTTCACAGATTTGAATGGCTTTTATAGGTTTAAAGATGTTTATATAAATGATCCGCAGGATTATCTCTTTGTCAGTGCACAGAATTATTTTGATGGTATTGAACCAGTAGATGGATTTGCTGGAGATACTTCCTTCAGGAGGATTGCCTTAGAGGAGAAGGTTTTTACAAATTCATTTTCATCGGAGTCTGATGCACTGTTCAATTTCGGAAATTTATATGAAGTCAGCATTCCAGCAAATTCTCTCCTAACTGAATCAGGTTCTCCATTTAGTGGAAAGTATAGAATTGCCCCGGCATTTAGAAATGAACAACTTGTAAAGCATCGCCAAACAAGCTATTTTTCGTTATCAGATAATGGGCAAAATAAATTGTTGCGTCCGGACAATTTACTGGGAATTGAAGTCAGAAGTTTTGATTCTGGAGAATTGCTGCATTTTTCAAAAAAAATTGGTTTTAAATATAGTCCAAATTCACCGAACCCTAATGCTTCGAAAGAAATCTATTATTATGACAAAGGAAAAAGTGTTTGGAAATTTGAATCTAGGGTTATTTTTAATAATGGCAGTTACCAATTTGAAACAATACATCCTGAAAAGCTCTGCCTTGGAGAAATCCATGAATTTGTTTCTGTGACTGGTGTATTAGAAAGTAAATTTGGGAATCCATTGAGTTTTGTGAACATTGGTAATGACTTTATGTATGAACAATTATATACCAGTCGGAGTACTATTTCCGGGAAGTTTAAATTATATTGTTTAAAAAATGAACCACAAAAGTTGAATGTTTTAACTGAATGTAATCAGATTATTTATTCAACAGATATCTTGGGCAGTGATCAGAATTTGGTAAAAAACATTTCCTTGACGACTGTAATTCCGTTTTATAGCGAGATTTCAGGGGCAGTGCTCCAATGTGATGGGAGTTCGAACATTGAAGGTTATATTCTTGTGTCCAACAATGAGAAGAATTACTTAGTATTCCCCATTAGGGAATCTGGTCAGTATACCATAAAAATGATTGGATGTAATGAGGAGGACAATACCCTTACAGCTGTGGATACCAAAAAAAATGTCAACAGTCTTGCCAAGAGAGTTAACATTTATACCAATGGAAATTTAATATTAAAACTTTGTGATGAGCAAATGACAAGTTTGGCCAGATTTAGTTTTAATATGACGGATACGGTGTATTCCAATTGCAGGGTAAGAAAAATTTCGAATTCAAGCGCTCAGAATATTATTTACATTTTTGAATATGGTAACAAAGGATTGTATACTGAAAAATTAATACTCGAAAAGCTAATTAATTCCTCTGGAGGGTTTAATTGGAGAATGACTCATTTTTCATTCATCCAGAACAATTTTAAATTAAAGGAGCTTATTGAAGAACCTGATTTTTACCTTTTTAATGAAAATGGGATTGACTTTATGGAATGCAGTTTGCCAAAAGTTATCATTGAGAATGACTTCACTAAAGAAAAGTTCCTTTCAGACATTGTGTTTTTTAGAGCGGTTATCATTTAA
- a CDS encoding rhodanese-like domain-containing protein: MNNQINHYKQKLEYEMDSSDLFDAINAGEFLIVIDARKPFAFNEEHIPLATNFPHREMTEEFTKNLDRNILYVTYCDGIGCNASTKGALKMAELGFKVKELIGGLDWWKRDGYATQGTKAKEGLKLNCAC, encoded by the coding sequence ATGAACAACCAAATCAATCACTACAAACAAAAATTAGAATATGAAATGGATAGCTCTGATTTATTTGATGCAATCAATGCTGGTGAATTTCTAATCGTTATTGATGCCCGAAAACCATTTGCATTTAATGAAGAACATATTCCGCTTGCAACTAATTTTCCTCACCGTGAAATGACGGAAGAATTTACAAAGAACCTTGACCGAAATATTCTTTATGTTACTTATTGCGATGGCATCGGTTGCAACGCTTCAACCAAAGGAGCACTGAAGATGGCTGAGCTTGGCTTCAAAGTAAAAGAACTTATAGGAGGCCTTGACTGGTGGAAACGAGATGGCTATGCTACCCAGGGAACTAAAGCAAAAGAAGGTTTAAAATTAAACTGTGCCTGCTAA
- a CDS encoding TlpA family protein disulfide reductase, protein MRIVILFILLVSNCTIRKEITYEEGLRTCRSNFDRAKKLGSNTYIAIGPDCLIGAKIPDFKAKLIDGSSYSNEDLKGKISVINFWFIDCPPCVAEISGLNYLVERFGIQYVNYVAIGRDKRSDINAFLENHVWNYSHISGETNIIDNIFKLYWGYPTTFILNKQTEIIYATSGGKSDSTASQELLHKLIPIIKIAVENDDH, encoded by the coding sequence GTGAGAATTGTAATTTTATTTATTCTACTTGTTTCGAATTGTACTATTCGGAAAGAAATTACATATGAAGAAGGACTACGAACTTGTCGAAGTAATTTTGATCGAGCAAAGAAACTTGGATCAAATACCTATATAGCGATCGGACCTGATTGTTTGATTGGGGCTAAAATACCTGATTTTAAAGCGAAACTTATTGATGGAAGCTCATATTCAAATGAAGACTTAAAAGGAAAAATTAGCGTTATAAATTTTTGGTTCATAGATTGTCCACCTTGTGTCGCTGAAATTTCTGGCCTAAATTATTTGGTCGAAAGATTTGGAATTCAATATGTAAATTACGTTGCTATTGGAAGGGATAAAAGAAGTGATATAAATGCGTTTTTAGAAAATCATGTTTGGAATTATAGCCATATTTCTGGTGAAACTAATATTATTGATAATATTTTTAAACTGTATTGGGGTTATCCAACAACTTTTATTTTGAATAAACAAACAGAAATAATTTATGCTACTTCTGGTGGCAAATCAGATTCAACAGCAAGCCAAGAATTACTGCATAAACTTATTCCAATAATAAAAATTGCAGTTGAAAATGACGACCACTAA
- a CDS encoding CHAT domain-containing protein: protein MKFKLGILTILILSTACLANLVGQTEEFTPERSFDSLFRQVNICFKKRDLTAAKMTLQSMDSLADTHWAKNSSQYSLLTYSKAIYAYYKGNMKESLEGFENTMKLRKQLFGEKDEYYYKSLGNSGSIYFVQGDFKAALKIYSKGLELNKEIYPKEGIHLAKDLNNIAIAYKELGYFELAERHLLEALRLKLKYDSTDIISLSNTYNNLAVLYRSMGNIEKDEEFILRGVSCMKYHPELSNQQEYLVLLAAAGELYNRIHNYKMAQHYLLASEEILKVNPSLKESYSYESYLTLKIQVYQSLGDYRKVKEVQKQLLNFVEKNFGKYHLRNGLALMIMGKNLYSFQEYEASKNAYKEAMSILDSIQGKNSLNSVICLIALSSNVWKSNQFEQMLKFASEAKSRFEVGNHIKDTITLSNIYHLLGIAYSNLNEPQTAEDYLVKALAWRATKIGKENEDYLSSLQELSFHFMRRSEYQKAIDHLSEAGKIVRRILETSKGFLTQEELTGYIVKFESIYHQILTLCSLSKDEKTNVIAFENAIFYKGFIKENLISFNKELRTNLQLRNEYVFLRSTEERLSKLYKKVQDEDDKNLIAQLEQRKFNIEKNILLYANHKQDTVMLNWRHYQKMLKDSSVMVEFVHYNYCKENRADSVLYAAFIIKKDSNFPLFVPLCNKDKLNKILGKHRTRRLEYVNHLYFSGMKSGNGISENMYDLIWKNMESHLKGIHQIDYSLSGILHNVNIHFLVSPEKKYLSDLYQLVLHSSANYSKNEKKSHSLEFQDEVVLFGGIDYDSDATLEGGPIASKGEVRDPLSARRTMQWSKADTGNHIRKWSYLPSSNKEVKRIGDICMKSNVKSSVYTGREASEEKFKSLGSYSSSITSPSVIHLSTHGFFFSDLDSKSSRINYYNMVNHSTNPMLRSGLLLAGANKSWFDSSGVFNQSEDGVLSADEISLLDLSSTKLVILSACETGLGEIRGNEGVYGLQRAFKIAGVQSMIMSLWQVPDKQTAELMELFYENWLVKGMSIRNSLQAAQKTLRDKKLEPYYWAGFILLE from the coding sequence ATGAAGTTTAAATTAGGTATTCTAACTATACTCATTTTAAGTACAGCCTGTTTGGCAAACTTGGTTGGTCAAACGGAAGAGTTCACTCCGGAGAGATCTTTTGATTCCCTTTTTAGACAAGTTAATATTTGTTTTAAGAAAAGGGATTTGACTGCTGCGAAAATGACGCTTCAAAGTATGGATAGTCTTGCCGACACACATTGGGCAAAAAATTCAAGCCAATACAGTCTTCTGACCTACAGCAAAGCAATCTATGCCTATTATAAAGGCAATATGAAGGAGTCCCTGGAAGGGTTTGAAAATACCATGAAATTACGCAAACAGCTTTTTGGGGAAAAGGATGAGTATTACTATAAAAGTTTAGGAAATTCAGGAAGCATTTATTTTGTACAGGGCGACTTCAAAGCTGCACTCAAAATTTATTCCAAAGGTTTGGAGCTTAACAAAGAAATCTATCCAAAGGAAGGAATTCACCTGGCCAAAGATTTGAACAATATAGCCATAGCATATAAAGAGTTGGGATATTTTGAGCTTGCGGAGCGTCATCTTCTGGAAGCGCTTCGATTGAAACTTAAGTATGATTCAACAGATATAATTTCTTTATCCAACACCTACAATAATCTTGCTGTTTTATACAGGTCTATGGGTAATATAGAGAAAGATGAAGAGTTTATTTTGAGGGGAGTAAGCTGTATGAAGTATCACCCTGAATTATCCAATCAACAGGAATATCTTGTATTGCTGGCAGCAGCGGGTGAACTTTACAACCGAATCCATAATTATAAAATGGCGCAACATTATTTGTTGGCCTCTGAAGAAATTCTAAAAGTGAATCCGTCATTAAAAGAATCATATAGTTATGAGTCTTATCTCACTTTAAAAATTCAAGTTTATCAATCACTCGGCGACTATCGCAAGGTAAAGGAAGTTCAGAAACAACTTTTAAATTTTGTGGAGAAGAATTTTGGGAAATATCATTTGCGTAATGGATTGGCCTTGATGATCATGGGAAAGAATTTGTATTCCTTCCAGGAGTATGAAGCTTCTAAAAATGCCTACAAGGAAGCAATGTCCATCCTGGATAGTATTCAGGGGAAGAATTCATTGAACTCCGTAATTTGTCTGATTGCCCTTAGTTCTAATGTCTGGAAATCTAATCAGTTTGAACAAATGTTAAAATTTGCAAGTGAGGCAAAGTCAAGATTTGAAGTGGGCAATCATATTAAGGATACCATAACATTATCTAATATTTATCATTTATTGGGGATTGCTTATTCAAATTTGAATGAGCCACAAACAGCGGAAGACTATCTTGTAAAAGCGCTTGCCTGGAGAGCAACTAAGATTGGGAAGGAAAATGAAGATTATCTATCCAGTTTGCAAGAATTGTCTTTTCATTTTATGCGTAGGAGCGAATATCAAAAGGCAATTGACCATTTATCAGAGGCAGGTAAAATAGTGAGACGAATTCTCGAAACTTCAAAAGGCTTCCTGACGCAAGAGGAATTGACCGGTTATATTGTCAAGTTCGAATCTATTTATCATCAGATTTTAACCTTATGTTCCTTAAGCAAGGATGAAAAGACCAATGTAATTGCTTTTGAAAATGCCATTTTTTATAAAGGTTTTATTAAGGAAAATCTCATTTCTTTCAACAAGGAGTTAAGAACCAATTTACAACTCAGAAATGAATATGTTTTTTTAAGGTCTACGGAAGAAAGGCTTTCGAAATTATACAAAAAAGTACAGGATGAGGATGATAAAAATTTGATTGCTCAATTGGAGCAGAGGAAATTTAATATTGAAAAAAACATTTTATTGTACGCAAACCATAAACAGGATACTGTGATGTTGAATTGGAGGCATTATCAAAAAATGTTAAAGGATAGTTCTGTCATGGTTGAATTTGTGCATTATAATTATTGTAAAGAAAACAGGGCAGATTCCGTTCTGTATGCTGCCTTCATCATCAAGAAGGATTCAAATTTTCCTTTATTTGTTCCTTTATGCAATAAGGATAAATTGAACAAAATACTTGGAAAGCACCGCACACGTAGATTGGAATATGTAAACCATTTGTATTTTTCTGGTATGAAATCAGGCAATGGAATTTCCGAAAACATGTATGACCTGATCTGGAAAAATATGGAATCCCATCTCAAAGGAATTCATCAGATTGATTACTCCCTGTCCGGTATTTTGCATAATGTAAATATTCATTTTTTGGTTTCACCAGAGAAAAAATATCTTTCGGATTTGTATCAGTTGGTTTTGCATTCTTCTGCAAATTATTCAAAAAATGAAAAGAAATCACATTCTTTGGAATTCCAGGATGAGGTGGTTTTATTCGGTGGCATCGATTATGACTCCGATGCCACTCTGGAAGGTGGACCAATTGCTAGCAAGGGGGAAGTGAGAGATCCTTTAAGTGCGAGACGAACCATGCAATGGAGCAAGGCAGATACTGGCAATCATATAAGAAAGTGGAGTTATTTACCTTCCAGCAACAAGGAAGTAAAGAGAATAGGAGACATTTGTATGAAATCCAATGTTAAGAGTTCCGTTTATACCGGCAGAGAGGCTAGCGAAGAAAAGTTTAAGTCCTTAGGAAGTTATAGTTCCTCGATAACATCTCCTTCAGTGATTCATTTATCCACACATGGTTTCTTTTTTTCCGATCTGGATTCCAAATCATCGCGAATAAATTACTATAACATGGTGAACCACTCTACTAATCCCATGTTGCGAAGCGGCTTGTTATTGGCTGGCGCAAACAAGAGTTGGTTTGATTCGAGTGGGGTATTTAATCAAAGTGAAGATGGTGTGCTCTCCGCAGATGAAATCAGTCTGTTGGATTTGTCTTCTACTAAGTTGGTGATTTTGTCTGCTTGCGAAACCGGCCTAGGAGAAATTCGCGGCAACGAAGGTGTATATGGCCTGCAAAGAGCATTTAAAATTGCTGGCGTACAGTCCATGATTATGTCCCTATGGCAGGTTCCGGATAAACAAACTGCTGAATTGATGGAGTTATTCTATGAGAATTGGTTGGTTAAAGGCATGAGCATTCGCAATTCGCTTCAGGCTGCTCAGAAAACTTTGAGAGATAAAAAATTGGAACCTTATTATTGGGCAGGTTTTATTCTTTTGGAATAA
- a CDS encoding HAD-IA family hydrolase, with protein sequence MERHIIFLTIGYLHNTRLAKLAVHWFVFSYVVGQTFVLRMTISCKNRQLLVAAKRRKRLPNNNTLHNMKKLIIFDMDGVLLDSEKLYMEMNQVFFKKLGADISIAEHQTFVGISATKMWTYIKDKFNLSYSVYELKELEKELKHTTLKETNLVPTFGVIDFLEFLKQKGYILTIASSGLKKNIDLILQKLDIEKYFDFVVSGEQVVKGKPEPDIFLKVADHYDRLPNDCIVIEDSTNGVLAAKAANMFCIGYYNPNSGNQDLTKADIVIDSFKDQKLFDIIEN encoded by the coding sequence ATGGAACGTCACATTATCTTTCTAACCATCGGGTATTTGCATAATACGCGTTTGGCAAAATTGGCGGTTCATTGGTTCGTATTCAGCTATGTGGTTGGTCAAACATTCGTTCTGCGTATGACCATTTCTTGTAAAAATCGTCAACTTCTTGTAGCTGCAAAAAGACGTAAGCGCCTTCCCAATAACAACACACTACACAATATGAAGAAGTTAATAATATTTGACATGGACGGAGTTCTGTTGGACAGCGAAAAACTCTATATGGAAATGAATCAGGTTTTCTTTAAGAAATTGGGGGCAGACATTAGCATTGCTGAGCATCAAACATTTGTTGGAATTTCTGCAACTAAAATGTGGACATACATAAAAGACAAATTCAATTTATCCTATAGTGTTTACGAATTAAAAGAACTTGAAAAAGAGTTAAAGCATACAACACTTAAAGAGACAAATCTTGTCCCGACATTTGGCGTAATTGATTTTCTTGAATTTTTAAAACAGAAAGGTTACATATTAACAATCGCATCTTCGGGACTCAAAAAAAACATTGACCTTATTTTGCAAAAGCTTGACATTGAAAAATATTTTGACTTTGTTGTGAGTGGAGAACAAGTTGTAAAAGGGAAACCCGAGCCTGACATTTTTTTAAAAGTTGCAGACCATTACGACAGACTACCTAACGACTGCATTGTTATTGAAGACAGCACTAACGGGGTGTTAGCAGCTAAGGCAGCAAATATGTTTTGTATTGGCTATTACAATCCAAATTCGGGTAACCAAGACCTTACAAAAGCTGACATTGTTATTGACAGCTTTAAAGACCAAAAACTATTTGACATCATTGAAAACTAA
- a CDS encoding sigma-70 family RNA polymerase sigma factor, with product MLTVKEIQYIIHGCLDHDRICQRKLFDFTSAKVMSTCKRYCTNHEDARDLFQESYIKIFKSLGSYNHTQGDLLGWVYSITKNCIFSSFSKKKLEIFPIDEISSEDNILIQVDHDLLQEEEVLREIQNLPEGYRIILNMFVFDCMDHAAIADILGISESTSRSQLNRARNLLKKKLELLYNTKYEKSFI from the coding sequence ATGTTGACGGTAAAAGAGATTCAATATATAATTCATGGTTGTCTGGACCATGACAGAATCTGCCAGCGAAAGCTGTTCGATTTTACTTCTGCGAAAGTAATGTCAACATGTAAAAGATATTGTACCAATCATGAAGATGCACGTGATTTATTTCAAGAATCTTATATTAAAATATTTAAGAGTCTTGGAAGTTATAATCATACCCAGGGAGATTTGTTGGGCTGGGTTTATAGCATTACAAAAAATTGTATTTTTTCTTCATTTAGTAAAAAGAAATTGGAGATATTTCCAATTGATGAAATCTCTTCAGAAGACAATATTCTGATTCAAGTAGATCATGATTTGTTACAGGAAGAAGAAGTTTTAAGGGAAATTCAAAATTTACCGGAAGGTTACCGCATAATTCTCAATATGTTTGTTTTTGATTGCATGGACCATGCAGCAATTGCTGACATACTAGGAATCTCGGAGAGTACATCAAGATCTCAATTAAACAGAGCACGCAATTTGTTAAAAAAGAAATTGGAATTACTTTACAATACAAAATATGAAAAAAGTTTCATTTGA
- a CDS encoding tetratricopeptide repeat protein, with translation MHDELIDRFLAGELNPEEKASFEKRMQEDGQFRAEVEAYKSILNNLKSVRNQELKSRLIKLEGSVPKQGFKFGKPGYYILFSIIILAVSLWFIWSRNSNFSDSSIPPKNMEQESTPTIQENHSPNAAPSILEDTMRKQENLKMEPGTKNAAGPKDPIAGTEIEEETYAAHFEPYMDEDLISMVRGEGELTNYEKFMAFYLKKDYTRALKVYDEMDESLRDSDNVLFLKANVLLGLNRSGEAKVLLKRIIKNDQSRYTAEAKKYLRYCR, from the coding sequence ATGCACGATGAATTAATAGATCGTTTTCTGGCCGGTGAGTTGAATCCGGAAGAAAAAGCTTCCTTTGAAAAAAGAATGCAAGAGGATGGCCAGTTCAGGGCTGAGGTCGAAGCATACAAAAGTATCCTTAACAATTTAAAATCTGTTCGCAATCAGGAGTTGAAATCAAGACTGATCAAGTTGGAGGGATCCGTTCCTAAACAAGGATTTAAATTTGGCAAACCAGGATATTATATTTTGTTTTCTATAATTATCCTGGCAGTAAGCCTGTGGTTCATATGGTCAAGGAATTCTAATTTTTCAGATTCTTCCATACCACCTAAAAACATGGAGCAGGAATCTACTCCAACCATCCAGGAAAATCATTCGCCAAATGCTGCGCCTTCAATCCTGGAAGATACCATGCGAAAGCAAGAAAACCTAAAGATGGAACCAGGTACAAAAAATGCCGCAGGTCCAAAAGATCCAATTGCCGGAACAGAGATAGAAGAGGAAACTTATGCCGCCCACTTCGAGCCCTATATGGATGAGGACTTAATCTCTATGGTCAGGGGAGAAGGAGAGTTGACCAATTACGAAAAGTTTATGGCATTTTATCTTAAGAAGGATTATACAAGGGCTCTTAAAGTTTATGATGAAATGGATGAGTCTCTCAGAGATTCTGATAATGTACTTTTCTTAAAGGCAAATGTATTATTGGGATTGAACAGATCGGGCGAAGCCAAAGTTTTGTTGAAACGCATTATAAAAAATGACCAGTCCCGTTATACTGCAGAAGCGAAAAAGTATTTACGATACTGTCGCTAG
- a CDS encoding AraC family transcriptional regulator: MILPEIQLLDLTGAEQVIYEAIGDGADFEIKYCSIHNSIKTSTGLTIDKLPYFETINLNEGDYIFIPGPETKYLLSNEFKKQKNLFKWLHNASINKINICSICTGAYVLAYSGILDNKTCTTHWQKTNEMQKIFPYIKVQENVLFTNQDNIYTSAGILAGIDMTLFILEELKGNYFAHKIARELVMYNRRSGSQPQQSDYLNYRNHIHSGIHKVQDWLHENLQRRITLIELAEIAGMSNRNFTRIFKKETGITVNNYITVLRKERIKELLKNPDISRIEIAKQCGLKSDRQVNRILYNN, from the coding sequence TTGATACTTCCCGAAATTCAGTTGCTTGACTTAACAGGAGCCGAACAAGTAATTTACGAAGCAATTGGCGATGGAGCAGATTTTGAAATTAAATACTGTTCTATTCATAACTCAATAAAAACGAGTACAGGACTAACTATTGACAAACTGCCCTACTTTGAAACAATCAATCTGAATGAAGGTGATTATATTTTCATTCCTGGACCTGAAACCAAATACTTATTATCCAATGAGTTCAAGAAGCAGAAAAACCTTTTTAAATGGCTACACAATGCATCTATTAATAAAATTAACATTTGTAGCATTTGTACAGGGGCTTATGTATTGGCTTATTCTGGCATTCTAGACAACAAAACATGCACCACTCATTGGCAAAAGACGAATGAAATGCAAAAAATATTTCCTTACATCAAAGTTCAGGAAAATGTCTTGTTCACAAACCAAGACAATATATACACAAGTGCTGGAATCCTTGCAGGCATTGACATGACACTTTTCATTTTGGAAGAACTAAAAGGAAACTACTTCGCTCATAAAATCGCAAGAGAATTAGTAATGTATAACAGACGAAGCGGTAGCCAACCACAACAAAGCGATTATTTGAATTACCGAAATCACATTCATTCAGGCATACATAAAGTGCAGGATTGGCTTCACGAAAATTTACAAAGGCGGATTACGTTAATTGAACTTGCTGAAATCGCAGGAATGAGCAACAGGAATTTCACAAGAATTTTCAAAAAAGAAACAGGTATCACAGTTAACAATTACATTACAGTATTACGCAAAGAAAGAATAAAAGAATTGCTCAAAAACCCCGACATCTCGAGAATTGAGATTGCGAAACAATGCGGACTAAAAAGCGACCGTCAGGTAAACCGAATTCTATACAATAACTAA
- a CDS encoding T9SS type A sorting domain-containing protein, whose protein sequence is MKKQLLKKLYAFIVTAMIFSASAHAQIVYTDVIPDSTMNCIVNLTPCSENYNLDLNNDSNTDFILTAFYHYSAKKGIETYSNVTASPLNGNTVKDTLVNSTYVSIPLQFNTVIDSNLLLQQSWQTTGSQSLKNVVDGKGGGGDTIWGLWDNLSDHYLGLRLLQSGQTYYGWVRLRIDVTQSYASVIIRDYAYNSIPDQPILAGQTITTRITKNSFASSINLFPNPATNHLTIDLGSNHKRVQVTIADLTGKVMYTTMAKNTQKVEMNTNDFAEGNYIVQIQAAEFIGMKKLIINK, encoded by the coding sequence ATGAAAAAACAACTACTAAAAAAGCTTTACGCTTTCATCGTTACAGCAATGATATTTTCAGCAAGTGCCCATGCACAGATCGTATATACGGATGTCATTCCGGATTCAACAATGAACTGTATAGTTAACCTCACTCCTTGCTCTGAAAACTATAATCTTGATTTGAATAATGACTCGAATACTGATTTCATTTTAACAGCCTTTTATCATTATTCTGCTAAAAAGGGTATTGAAACTTACAGCAATGTAACTGCCAGTCCATTAAATGGCAATACTGTAAAAGATACTTTGGTCAATTCCACTTATGTATCAATTCCTTTACAATTTAATACCGTAATTGACAGTAACCTGTTATTACAACAGTCCTGGCAAACAACGGGATCACAAAGTTTGAAAAATGTTGTGGATGGTAAAGGCGGTGGGGGTGATACAATTTGGGGGCTATGGGATAATTTATCAGATCATTATTTAGGATTACGATTATTACAATCAGGACAAACTTACTATGGTTGGGTGAGATTACGTATTGATGTAACACAGTCATATGCCTCTGTTATTATAAGGGATTATGCATACAACTCCATTCCTGACCAACCCATCCTTGCCGGACAAACAATTACCACAAGAATAACGAAAAATTCGTTTGCATCCTCCATAAATCTTTTTCCTAATCCTGCCACCAACCATCTCACCATCGATTTAGGTAGCAACCACAAAAGGGTACAAGTAACAATCGCTGATCTTACTGGAAAAGTCATGTACACTACCATGGCAAAAAATACACAAAAGGTAGAAATGAACACAAACGATTTTGCAGAGGGAAATTATATTGTGCAAATTCAAGCAGCAGAATTTATTGGAATGAAAAAACTTATCATTAATAAATAG